The following are encoded in a window of Rissa tridactyla isolate bRisTri1 chromosome 3, bRisTri1.patW.cur.20221130, whole genome shotgun sequence genomic DNA:
- the CAD gene encoding LOW QUALITY PROTEIN: CAD protein (The sequence of the model RefSeq protein was modified relative to this genomic sequence to represent the inferred CDS: deleted 1 base in 1 codon) codes for MVLSSGKMAKIRLGAVGGQLETDATTRDGQHGRRSARGAAMGRLVLQDGSVLRGRAFGAAGAAAAGEVVFQTGMVGYPEALTDPSYKAQILVLTYPLVGNYGVPRDEADPFGLSRWFESSKIHVAGLVVGECSETPSHWSASRSLDQWLKEHNIPGLEGVDTRALTKKIREKGTLLGKLVPDGTPEKSLSFEDPNKRHLVQEVSLKSPQLFNPGGSLRITAIDCGLKYNQVRCLCERGAAVTVVPWDHPLDTADFDGLFISNGPGDPQLCRETVSSLRRVLDAPQPKPVFGICLGHQLLSLALGAHTYKMKYGNRGHNQPCLHEDTRRCFITAQNHGFAVEAGSLPPGWAPLFTNANDGSNEGVVHEHKPFFSVQFHPEHRAGPTDLEGLFDIFVEAARDLRSGDGGARTVRERLRDWLTYAEAPSGGRDAARPRKVLILGSGGLSIGQAGEFDYSGSQAIKALKEENIQTVLINPNIATVQTSKGLADKVYFLPITPDYVTQVIRNERPDGVLLTFGGQTALNCGVELTKAGVLERYRVRVLGTPVASVEMTEDRKVFVEKMEEIGEHVAPSEAAASLEQALAAAERLGYPVLVRSAYALGGLGSGFANNREELVALVSQAFTHTSQVLVDKSLKGWKEIEYEVVRDAYDNCVTVCNMENLDPLGIHTGESIVVAPSQTLNDTEYFMLRRTAVKVVRHLGIVGECNIQFALNPKSEQYYIIEVNARLSRSSALASKATGYPLAYVAAKLALGIPLPLLRNSVTNSTTANFEPSLDYCVVKIPRWDLSKFLRVSTKIGSSMKSVGEVMAIGRNFEEAFQKALRMVDENCVGFDHTVKPVSDVELETPTDKRIFVLAAALRAGYSIERLYELTKIDRWFLHKMKNITDHAVLLESYREEQSTMPPAVLKRAKELGFSDKQVALAVLSTELAVRKMRRDLKILPVVKQIDTVAAEWPAQTNYLYLTYNGTEHDLAFREPHVMVIGSGVYRIGSSVEFDWCAVGCIQELRKMGFKTIMVNYNPETVSTDYDMCDRLYFDEISFEVVMDIYELENPEGVILSMGGQLPNNIAMALHRQQCRILGTSPEAIDSAENRFKFSRLLDSIGISQPLWKELSDMESAKHFCCKVGYPCVVRPSYVLSGAAMNVAYSDSDLEKFLSNAVAVSKEQPVVISKFIQEAKEIDVDAVACDGVVVAIAISEHVENAGVHSGDATLVTPPQDITPKTLERIKAIVHAVGQELQVTGPFNLQLIAKDDQLKVIECNVRVSRSFPFVSKTLGVDLVALASQVIMGEDVEPVGLMTGTGIVGVKVPQFSFSRLAGADVVLGVEMTSTGEVACFGENRCEAYLKAMLSTGFKIPKKNILLTIGSYKNKSELLPTVRTLESLGYKLYASLGTADFYTEHGIKVMAVDWHFDEADSSEAGARETQRSILDYLAENHFEMVINLSMRNSGGRRLSSFVTKGYRTRRLAVDYSVPLIIDIKCTKLFVEALGQIGAAPPLKIHVDCMTSQKLIRLPGLIDVHVHLREPGGTHKEDFASGTAAALAGGVTMVCAMPNTSPAITDAASFALAQKLAEAGARCDFALFLGASSENAGSLGPLAGAAAGLKMYLNDTFSSLRMDDVSLWMEHFEQWPRHLPVVAHAERQTVAAVLMVAQLYQRPVHICHVARREEILLIKAAKQKGVPVTCEVAPHHLFLSQDDLGRLGEGRAAVRPALGTRQDVEALWENMDTIDCFATDHAPHTLEEKQGQEPPPGYPGLETMLPLLLTAVSEGRLAVEDIIQRLYENPRKIFGLPAQEDTYVEVDLEHEWIIPSHTAFSKARWTPFEGMKVKGTVRRVVLRGEVAYIDGQVLVPPGYGQDVKKWPSGAVLPPHAAPVKESAKTPERPRHVAAGEMLRGRASSPRRPGPMGEGRFHLPPRIHRASDPGLPAFRRLGAAHRPGARGTAEDARDKAGRKAVEADPAVIQDGYFYPPGPFPRQASPQGAPHFQTSPLLHPLVGQHVLSVQHFSKEQLSHLFNVAHTLRMLVQKERSLDILKGKVMASMFYEASTRTSSSFAAAMSRLGGSVLSFSEATSSVQKGESLADSVQTMCCYADVLVLRHPQPGAVELAAKHCRKPVINAGDGVGEHPTQALLDIFTIREELGTVNGMTITMVGDLKHGRTVHSLARLLTQYRVNLRYVTPPGLRMPPDITSFVASKGIKQEEFGSIEEALPDTDVLYMTRIQKERFRLAEEYEACFGQFILTPHIMTRAKEKMVVMHPLPRVNEISVEVDSDPRAAYFRQAENGMYMRMALLATVLGRF; via the exons ATGGTCCTCAGCTCCGGGAAAATGGCAAAGATCCGCCTGGGAGCTGTTGGCGGGCAGTTAGAGACAGATGCCACCACCAGGGACGGCCAACACGG cCGCCGGAGCGCACGTGGGGCCGCCATGGGCCGCTTGGTGCTGCAG GACGGGTCGGTGCTGCGCGGCCGCGCCttcggggccgccggggccgccgccgccggggaagTCG TGTTCCAGACGGGCATGGTGGGCTACCCCGAGGCCCTCACCGACCCCTCCTACAAGGCGCAGATCCTGGTGCTCACCTACCCCCTGGTCGGCAACTACGGGGTGCCGCGGGACGAGGCCGACCCCTTCGGCCTCAGCAGG TGGTTCGAGTCCAGCAAGATCCACGTGGCCGGGCTGGTGGTGGGCGAGTGCTCGGAGACCCCCAGCCACTGGAGCGCGTCCCGCTCCCTCGACCAGTGGCTCAAGGAGCACAACATCCCTGGGCTGGAAG GAGTGGATACTCGGGCCCTAACGAAGAAGATCCGTGAGAAGGGGACGCTGCTGGGGAAGCTGGTGCCGGACGGGACCCCTGAGAAAAGCCTCTCCTTTGAGGACCCCAACAAGCGGCACCTGGTGCAGGAGGTGTCGCTGAag AGCCCCCAACTCTTCAACCCCGGCGGGTCGCTGCGCATCACGGCCATCGACTGCGGCCTCAAGTACAACCAGGTGCGGTGCCTGTGCGAGCGGGGGGCGGCCGTCACTGTGGTGCCCTGGGACCATCCGCTGGACACCGCAg ACTTTGATGGGCTGTTCATCAGCAATGGCCCCGGGGACCCGCAGCTCTGCCGGGAGACAGTGTCCAGCCTGCGCCGGGTGCTGGACGCCCCCCAGCCCAAGCCCGTCTTCGGCATCTGCCTGGGCCACCAGCTGCTCTCCCTGGCCCTCGGCGCCCACACCTACAAGATGAA GTACGGGAACCGGGGTCACAACCAGCCGTGCCTGCACGAGGACACGCGGCGCTGCTTCATCACGGCGCAGAACCACGGCTTCGCGGTGGAGGCGGGCAGCCTGCCCCCCGGCTGGGCCCCGCTCTTCACCAACGCCAACGACGGCTCCAACGAGGGCGTCGTCCACGAGCACAAGCCCTTCTTCAG TGTCCAGTTTCACCCCGAGCACCGCGCCGGCCCCACTGACCTGGAGGGGCTCTTCGACATCTTCGTGGAGGCGGCACGGGACCTGCGTAGCGGAGACGGCGGCGCCCGCACGG TGCGGGAGCGCCTGCGGGACTGGCTGACCTACGCCGAGGCGCCGTCGGGGGGCCGGGATGCGGCGCGGCCCCGCAAGGTGCTGATCCTGGGCTCCGGCGGCCTCTCCATCGGGCAGGCGGGAGAGTTCGACTACTCGGGGTCGCAG GCCATCAAAGCGCTGAAGGAGGAGAACATCCAGACGGTGCTGATCAACCCCAACATCGCCACGGTGCAGACCTCCAAGGGGCTGGCGGACAAGGTCTActtcctccccatcacccctGACTACGTCACCCAG gtGATCCGTAACGAGCGCCCCGACGGGGTGCTGCTGACCTTCGGGGGGCAGACGGCCCTGAACTGCGGCGTGGAGCTCACCAAGGCGGGCGTGCTGGAGCGGTACCGCGTGCGGGTGCTGGGCACCCCCGTCGCCTCCGTCGAGATGACGGAGGATCGCAAGGTCTTCGTGGAGAAGATGGAGGAGATCGGGGAGCACGTGGCGCCCAGCGAGGCGGCCGCCTCCCTGGAGCAG GCGCTGGCGGCGGCCGAGCGGTTGGGGTACCCGGTGCTGGTGCGCTCTGCCTAtgccctgggggggctgggctCCGGCTTTGCCAACAACCGGGAGGAACTGGTGGCACTGGTGAGCCAGGCCTTCACCCACACCTCccaggtcctggtggacaagtccCTGAAGGGCTGGAAGGAGATCGAGTACGAGGTGGTGCGGGACGCCTACGACAACTGTGTCACG GTGTGCAACATGGAGAACCTGGACCCGCTGGGGATCCACACGGGCGAGTCCATCGTGGTGGCCCCCAGCCAGACCCTCAACGACACCGAGTACTTCATGCTGCGGCGCACGGCCGTCAAGGTGGTGCGGCACCTGGGCATCGTGGGCGAGTGCAACATCCAGTTTGCCCTGAACCCCAAGTCGGAGCAG TACTACATCATCGAGGTGAACGCCCGGCTCTCCCGCAGCTCGGCTCTGGCCAGCAAGGCCACCGGCTACCCCCTGGCCTATGTGGCTGCCAAGCTGGCCCTGggcatccccctgcccctcctCAG GAACTCCGTCACCAACTCCACCACGGCCAACTTCGAGCCCAGCCTGGACTACTGCGTGGTGAAGATCCCGCGCTGGGACCTCAGCAAGTTCCTGCGCGTCAGCACCAAGATCGGCAGCTCCATGAAGAGCGTGG gcgAGGTCATGGCCATCGGGAGGAACTTCGAGGAGGCTTTCCAGAAGGCGCTGAGGATGGTGGACGAGAACTGCGTGGGCTTTGACCACACTGTGAAGCCAGTCTCGGACGTG GAGCTGGAGACGCCGACGGACAAGCGGATCTTCGTGCTGGCGGCCGCGCTGCGGGCTGGCTACTCCATCGAGCGGCTCTACGAGCTGACCAAGATCGACCGCTGGTTCCTGCACAAGATGAAGAACATCACGGACCACGCGGTGCTGCTGGAGTCCTACCGCGAGGAGCAGAGCACTATGCCGCCCGCCGTGCTCAAGCGGGCCAAGGAGCTGGGCTTCTCCGACAAGCAGGTGGCCCTGGCCGTGCTCAG CACCGAGCTGGCCGTGCGGAAGATGCGGCGTGACCTGAAGATTCTGCCGGTGGTGAAGCAGATCGACACGGTGGCGGCAGAGTGGCCGGCCCAAACCAACTACCTGTACCTGACCTACAACGGCACCGAGCACGACCTGGCTTTCCGTGAGCCCCACGTCATGGTCATCGGCTCCGGTGTCTACCGCATCGGCAGCAGCGTGGAGTTCGACTGGTGCGCCGTCGGCTGCATCCAGGAGCTCCGTAAG ATGGGCTTCAAGACGATCATGGTGAACTACAACCCCGAGACGGTGAGCACCGACTACGACATGTGTGACCGCCTCTACTTCGATGAGATCTCCTTTGag GTGGTGATGGACATCTATGAGCTGGAGAACCCCGAGGGCGTGATCCTGTCTATGGGCGGGCAGCTACCCAACAACATCGCCATGGCCCTGCACCGGCAGCAGTGCCGCATCCTCGGCACCTCCCCGGAGGCCATCGACTCGGCAGAGAACCGCTTCAAGTTCTCCCGCCTGCTGGACTCCATCGGCATCAGCCAGCCCCTCTGGAAGGAGCTCTCCGACATGGAG TCGGCCAAGCACTTCTGCTGCAAGGTGGGGTACCCCTGCGTCGTGCGACCCTCCTACGTGCTGAGCGGTGCTGCCATGAACGTGGCCTACTCAGACAGCGACCTGGAGAAGTTCCTGAGCAACGCCGTGGCTGTGTCCAAGGAGCAGCCCGTCGTCATCTCCAAGTTCATCCAGGAGGCCAAG GAGATCGATGTGGACGCGGTGGCCTGCGATGGCGTGGTGGTGGCCATCGCCATCTCAGAGCATGTGGAGAACGCTGGGGTGCACTCGGGCGACGCCACACTGGTGACACCCCCCCAGGACATCACCCCCAAGACGCTGGAGCGCATCAAGGCCATTGTCCACGCCGTCGGGCAGGAGCTGCAGGTCACCGGCCCCTTCAACCTGCAGCTCATCGCCAAG GATGACCAGCTGAAGGTGATCGAGTGCAACGTCCGCGTCTCCCGCTCCTTCCCCTTCGTCTCCAAGACCCTCGGGGTGGACCTGGTGGCTCTGGCCAGCCAGGTGATCATGGGCGAGGACGTGGAGCCCGTGGGGCTGATGACGGGCACGGGCATCGTCGGCGTCAAG gtgCCCCAGTTCTCCTTCTCGCGCCTGGCGGGCGCCGACGTGGTGCTGGGCGTGGAGATGACCAGCACGGGCGAGGTGGCCTGCTTCGGGGAGAACCGCTGCGAGGCGTACCTGAAGGCCATGCTCAGCACCGGCTTCAAGATCCCCAAGAAGAACATCCTGCTGACCATCGGCAGCTACAAG AACAAGAGTGAGCTGCTGCCCACGGTGCGGACCCTGGAGAGCCTCGGCTACAAGCTGTACGCCAGCCTCGGCACCGCCGACTTCTACACCGAGCACGGCATCAAG GTGATGGCCGTGGACTGGCACTTTGACGAGGCGGACAGCAGCGAGGCCGGCGCCCGGGAGACCCAGCGCAGCATCCTGGACTACCTTGCCGAGAACCACTTTGAGATGGTCATCAACCTCTCCATGCGCAACTCGGGGGGCCGCCGCCTCTCCTCCTTTGTCACCAAGGGGTACCGCACCCGGCGCCTGGCCGTCGACTACTCCGTGCCGCTCATCATCGACATCAAGTGCACCAAgctcttcgtggag GCGCTGGGGCAGATCGGGGCAGCCCCCCCGCTGAAGATACACGTGGACTGCATGACGTCCCAGAAACTCATCCGCCTGCCCG gcCTGATCGACGTCCACGTCCACCTCCGCGAGCCGGGCGGCACCCACAAGGAGGACTTTGCGTCTGGCACAGCGGCAGCCCTGGCCGGCGGTGTCACCATGGTGTGCGCCATGCCCAACACCAGCCCCGCCATCACCGATGCCGCCTCCTTCGCCCTGGCGCAGAAG CTGGCCGAGGCTGGGGCTCGCTGTGACTTCGCCCTCTTCCTGGGGGCTTCCTCGGAGAACGCCGGCTCGCTGGGGCCCTTGGCCGGGGCAGCTGCCGGGCTCAAGATGTACCTGAACGACACCTTCTCCAGCCTGCGGATGGACGACGTGTCCCTGTGGATGGAG CACTTCGAGCAGTGGCCGCGGCACCTGCCCGTCGTGGCGCACGCGGAGCGGCAGACGGTGGCCGCCGTCCTGATGGTGGCCCAGCTCTACCAGCGCCCCGTGCACATCTGCCACGTGGCCCGCAGGGAGGAG ATCCTCCTCATCAAGGCAGCCAAGCAGAAGGGGGTCCCGGTGACATGTGAGGTGGCCCCGCACCACCTCTTCCTGAGCCAGGACGACCTGGGGCGCCTCGGGGAGGGCCGGGCGGCCGTGCGGCCAGCGCTGGGCACCCGCCAGGACGTGGAGGCACTTTGGGAGAACATGGACACCATCGACTGCTTCGCCACAGACCACG ccccccacacGCTGGAGGAGAAGCAGGGGCAGGAGCCGCCCCCCGGCTACCCCGGCCTGGAGACgatgctgccgctgctgctgacGGCCGTCTCCGAGGGGCGGCTCGCCGTGGAGGACATCATCCAGCGCCTCTACGAGAACCCCCGCAAGATCTTCGGGCTGCCGGCGCAGGAGGACACCTACGTGGAG GTGGACCTGGAGCACGAGTGGATCATCCCCAGCCATACGGCCTTCTCCAAGGCCCGATGGACGCCCTTTGAGGGCATGAAGGTGAAGGGGACAGTGCGGAGGGTGGTTCTGCGCGGGGAGGTCGCCTACATTGACGGGCAG GTGCTGGTGCCCCCCGGCTACGGGCAGGATGTGAAGAAATGGCCCTCGGGAGCTGTGCTGCCACCACACGCGGCCCCTGTCAAGGAGAGTGCGAAG ACCCCCGAGCGGCCCCGGCATGTGGCGGCCGGCGAGATGCTTCGTGGCCGAGCCTCCAGCCCCCGCCGGCCTGGCCCCATGGGCGAGGGGCGCTTCCACCTCCCGCCCCGCATCCACCGCGCCTCCGACCCGGGGCTGCCAG CATTCCGGAGGCTGGGAGCCGCGCACCGCCCGGGCGCCCGAGGCACCG ccgaGGACGCGCGGGACAAGGCCGGCAGGAAGGCGGTGGAGGCGG ATCCCGCTGTGATCCAGGACGGCTACTTCTACCCTCCGGGCCCCTTCCCACGCCAGGCGTCCCCCCAGGGCGCACCCCACTTTCAGACCTCCCCGCTGCTGCACCCCCTCGTCGGGCAGCACGTCCTCTCCGTCCAGCACTTCTCCAAGGAGCAG TTGTCGCATCTGTTCAACGTGGCGCACACCCTGCGCATGCTGGTGCAGAAGGAGCGGAGCCTGGATATCCTCAAG GGCAAGGTGATGGCATCCATGTTCTACGAGGCGAGCACGCGGACCAGCAGCTCCTTCGCGGCAGCCATGAGCCGGCTGGGTGGCTCCGTCCTGTCCTTCTCGGAGGCCACCTCCTCGGTGCAGAAGGGCGAGTCGCTGGCCGACTCCGTGCAGACCATGTGCTGCTACGCCGACGTGCTGGTGCTGCGGCACCCCCAGCCGGGCGCCGTCGAG CTGGCCGCCAAGCACTGCCGCAAGCCGGTGATCAATgcgggggacggggtgggggagCACCCCACGCAGGCGCTGCTGGACATCTTCACCATCCGCGAGGAGCTGGGCACCGTCAACGGCATGACG ATCACCATGGTGGGCGACCTGAAGCACGGGCGCACGGTGCACTCCCTGGCCCGCCTGCTCACCCAGTACCGCGTCAACCTGCGCTACGTCACCCCCCCCGGCCTCCGCATGCCCCCCGACATCACCAGCTTCGTGGCCTCCAAGGGCATCAAGCAG gaGGAGTTTGGGAGCATCGAGGAGGCGCTGCCGGACACCGACGTGCTCTACATGACCCGCATCCAGAAGGAGCGGTTCCGCCTGGCCGAGGAGTACGAGGCT TGCTTCGGGCAGTTCATCCTCACCCCCCACATCATGACCCGGGCCAAGGAGAAGATGGTGGTGATGCACCCCCTGCCCCGCGTCAACGAGATCAG